AAGTGAACAGCAGATAAACACTGTGACTGTTTGGTACAGCACTAGAACATTAATCATCACATGACACTTCTGACTGTTTACTTTTGGGTGCTGAAACTTGTAAAGGAGATCTCATATTTTCCATGTTGGCATGTATGACTGCGCATGTGATGGTGGTACTGGGATTTTCATACTCTTCTTTTGTCATTGTTAGTATGCTGAGAACAGACGTGGAGTCCTTTCGATGGATAGGAGCGCTGGTTGAGCCCTTTATGTAAGTCCCATCGCCCGCTTTCCACATGATATAGACATTGCCGAGTTTAGGGCTGGAGACCTCACACACCAGAGAGATGTTGTCAGCGGGGATATAACCAGGACTGTAAATGACAACACTGGGTCTCAGTCCATCTGAATTAAAGAAAGTGCTAAAGATTCATTAAACAATCAAACTATAGTGAATAACAGTAATTTAACAAGCCAAGTTTTGAGAGTGTATCTAAGCATTTCAAATGTGCTTGTATTTTCTGTCAGACACTACAATTATGTTCAAACTTCCATCATTTTTATGAATTCAGATATGTGACTATATGTATTGATTATTTACCTCCTTTATCGAAAAAGATCTCCTGCTCAATGTCTCTGCGGTTGTTTGAATGGACTGTGCAGGTGACCTTTTCACCATCAAACCATTTCTCAGCATCAACAGTGATTTTGTGGACTTTTATAAACTGTGAAGAGTCTGTAGTTCCTGGTACAGTGATTAAAGGTTTATCCTTCACTTTGCATGACACTGAAGCTTCTTTCACTGCCTCTATGTCTCCAGAAACAACAGCCTCCAAGACAACTTTACCATTGACAAATAATTCTTGCTCAATTGGTTGCTTcagattcagcttcagtgagAATGTAGCTAGGagtaagaaaaaaagataaaatgtgtacattttgatttataGAAGAGAGAGTTTGAGCTTATGAGCAAACCAAAATTAGATGACTTACCATTAAGTTCTTaattactgtaaatattaaatacgGTAAAAGACCTTCAGCGCTCTGTTCATACTCCAGTTTTGACACTATAGGGATGTTGGAATCATTTACTTTCCATTGTACAGTGAGGTGCTTTGGGGTAGAAATTTATTTTGCTttgatttaatttcttttaaatattgataagaCTGACTTTACATGACTTTTCTTCAGTTTTTATTGTAGGCTATTGGATGAAATCAGTCAGTTATTTCCACTCTGATCCATTTGAAATCAACAGAATCAGGTGAAAACCCAGAGGCTTGCCAGTATTGTGACATGatcatgtattatttttaaatatataatggtAAATGATAGTAGGCCTCCATGTTACAAAAGTTGCACAAGGGGAAATgaagtgattaatcctgatttcTTAAATGTCTGTGCTGTGTCGTACCAGTCACGCAGATGACTCCGGCATCCTTTGTATGTGTGCAGTCAGTCTCACCCCAACCCCTGAAGCTGCACTTAGACAGTGAGCTCTCCGAGCCGTTACACTTCACGTAATCCATCCAGATTGGACCACAGcctgaaaaaaaatcaacagaattTGGGTAAGACCAGTTTGTAACAATCAAATTGCATTGAGGAGTTCATACCTGCTCCAAAATATCCTCCGGAAACGGCATTTATGGCTCCAGAAAAACCCATCTGACGACACACCACTTGTGCTCCGGCCAGGTCCCATCCGTCATGACAAACTGTACCCCAATGTCCATCATGATAGATCTCCACACGACCAGAAGAAGCTAGACCTCCCACAAGTCTCAGGCTGCCCTCCTCTGTCGGCTGCTTCGGTCTGTCATCTTCAGACAGTGACAGAAGGTTTAAAGAGTATATCAACAGAATCAGATGAAAACCCAGAGGCCTGCCAACAgtctgacattttcatgtaacatttcaaagatttaaatgtaaatgacagTAAGCCTCCGTGTTACAAAAGTCACACAAGGGGCAATGAAATCATTAATCCTGACTTCTTAAATTTCGTTGCTGTGTCGTACCAGTCTCGCAGATGACTCCGGCATCCTCTGTATGTGTGCAGTCAGAAACACCCCAGCCGTTGAAGCTGCACTTAGACAGTGAGCTCTCCGAGCCGTTACACTTCACTTCATCCATCCAGATTGGACCACAGCCTGAAAAAATTAACAgaatttgggtaaaaaaaaaactagtccaGTGTGTAGCAATCGAACTGCTCTGAGGAGTTCATACCTGCTGGAAAGCGTCCTCCAGACGTGGCTCTTATGGCTCCAGAAAAACCCATCTGACGACACACAACTTGTGCTCCGGCCTGATCCCATTCATCAGCACAAACTGTACCCCACTGTCCATCATGATATATCTCCACACGACCAGCCGAATCAAGGATTCCCACAAGTCTCACGCTGCCCTCCTCTGTCGGCTGCCTCGGTCTGCCATCTTCAGACAGTGACAGAAGGTTCAGAGATTGAGAGATTTAATGCAAACTGCTCAGGAAATGTTTAAAGCAGTAAATAAAGTGTTTAACCTCAGCTATCTGTGCAACTGTTGCTGCAACAGACATGTTTGGATGTGAAATTCTAATAGACCACTAAACagactttatttaacataaaaaaatgtttaaaaatatatttattgcgacattgtatttttttttaatgaaactcaTGAAAATCTTTCCAATAATAATActgcaaactatttattttatattaaaaaagtaaaaattaaagcTTTACTAACCAATCTTGATCGAACCTTGTGCTGAAACAAACAGCAGAGGCCACAGGAGATACATGATCCTTTTCTTGCTGGAAATACTGGAGACAGCAGAGACGGGAACACAATTCACAGCTGAATCAGTTGCAAAACATCTCAACACTATTAAATAATGACCAAATTAAACCAACATTTGTGAAGCTCGGGTCAAACGCTGTGTGATCAGATATGAGGACtaccaaaatgtttatttacaaaaaaagctaAAGTTTCATTACTGCAAAAGGCATTTAAACAAGAACTGTCCGTCATCTTATCTGGGCTAAGAAAAATCCATTCTTCAGCTAAGACATAATACAAActttgctctgttttttttttttttccgtttgtTCTGCTTCAGATCCTCTTCGTGTTGTGAAaattgcacacacaaacaaaacacacacacacacaaacctacaCACACAGAGTGGTTAACTTCAGTCTCCTTCTTTACAGTTTATTGGTCAGATACACAGTTTATATATCGTCTTGTTATGCATATTCATTGATTTCAGAACAAAGACTCTCAGAATTGATTGGATAAACAAATGAACAGATGATCATAAGGCCTCCTACTTCAGTTTACCATTCATGCAGATGGTTTTACTTTTTTCAAGGCTAAATTTGATCAACTGTTAGGTGTTACTCATAAGGGACGATGAACAGCAAACTCTTGCTATTGTGTATAGACAACATTACTTTAAAACTGAACGATATGACAATTAAGGCCAGCAGTATACAAAGAGTCTGATGGGAAGGGGGATTTTGTATCAAGTTGAGGCACTCGATATCCTTACAGTTATGAAAATGAGACCAGTCAAACTAAATTCACAAAACACAGAAAGTAAGTGATGAGTTCCCAATGGGATCAGAATCCCACCTAAACTATTGCAGTCACATTGTCTAACAGGGTGGAAAGGAGCAAAACAGTGTTAACAGGTTCATTAACAGTAGACAAGCTTTCGTCAATGTCCTGCATGGTTTCTCCGTCTGTAATGTGTGGAACTGCACCTATATAATACTGTTTCAAAacataccaaaaataaataatccagATTTCCTCTGGGGGAGGGACACAGAAAATAGCTATCAATCATGGTGGCAAAACAAATAGAAATAATTAGAAATTAGAGAGgacataataaattattttggtaacactttagaataggtattATTAACTACAATATCTCTCTCAatgaattcttaatttgctgcttattaatagttagtaagatagttgttgggattaggtattgggtaagattagggatgtacaataaagtcaagtagaataaggcattaatatgttcttaattaaaaaaagtgtaaGTTACGCAACTATTAGCACTTATACTtagctaatattctagtaatatgcatgctaataagcaactaataagtatcctattgtaaagtgttaccattctttttcatttatatttgattaaaaataaaaatgttataaatcatttggattaactagattaacaaacaaaacacaaaaaccatCACAAGAAGGAACAGTAATGGACAGTGAAGCCATTTtttgtggtttttattttatttttattatgatgatAATTATTATGAGAAAATGGATGCTGtgttaattgtattaaaattgtaatatttcctAACTCAGcctagtgggtgtttttttttttttttttacctccaagATCGAGTTCTTTACCGGTTTCTGAAGCTTAAGGGTTCTGaacattatctctctctctctctctctctctctctatatatatatatgtatatatatatatatatatatatatatatatatatatatatatatatatatatatacacacacacacacacacacacacatatatatatatatatatatatatatatatatatatatatatatatatatacagacatttGCTATATACACTAAATACTATTTATTCTATTAGAATTTCCACCCTGTAAGTTGCACATTGAAAATTCAAAGATCAACATTTAGCGAGCTAACCTTTCAAAGATTAACTGAATTTATATAACTACgtcatatttgtttttacatttttttgatagGACAAACATTCTCCATAATATAACCTAACAGGGTGGAACAAGCAGGATAACAtttcaaaaactaaataaaaaaaagttgcaagAGAGTTGAAGCTTACTTTAGTTTGTACAGATGAATCCAGTGGGAAAGATAAATTGTCACTTCTTGAAAATGGTCTCAATGACATTGCAGTCAGTTTTGGAAGGTGAGAAAGTATGTACTAACAGGGTGGAAAGAGAAGAGTAAATGGAAAGAAGAACTAATTATACAATTTAAGCCATATCTTATTAATATGTCACTCATTTCAGAGAAAATACCATTATATAAATCATTGGGACAAAAAAGTAACTATAGCAGGAATGACCCACCTGAAGTCTAATAGTTATTATTGTTAGGAGAGGATAATATgagtaagagtaatacatcagtTACAATTGTTTAGTTTGCTCTATTGCTCGTAATTGTTAACCGTCTGTAGGCAATATTTAgctaattttttttacatgtttttttactgttttttgtaAACAGCTATGCGGCTTTtcctttcatttacagtatatgtaATTGATAAGGTTGATGGGTTTGTAAGATGTATGACATTTTGTGTTACTCTGAGATTATAAAATGACattaagcaatatcacatgagACAGAATGTTTTTCACGAATATCAGCTCCAATGAAAATCTTTACTGAACTGTATAAAATCAATTTAACAGGAAGGACATTTTGAGTGAGTTTAATAATAGTGAGTTTTGATGAAGAGTCCagacaaagccacagcagaacagtGTCCTACAAGCAACACACAGCAGCCTTATATTGAATGATTCTCTATTCCTCTGAATGAAACTGCCTTTGAATGATCATGTCTTACTCCAAAGATACTTGCCGCCACCTGCTGGCTGTTTTACTTTCATGTTGTTGctatattttgattttatatatttaaaacgtAAATTTTATAGTGTAATGCAATAATATATGTAGCTTGTTGCATAGTGTTTATGTAAATATTGTGTACATATCAAATTCATCTGGCCCCTTTAACTGTCTCCTGATAAGTAATCAAATCGAGCCTAGTCAatgcaaaaacattacattcatttattcataactaaTTTACCAATTTACTCATTTAATGTTACTGGATCATCGGGCAGGCCTACAGCAGTGACAGGCAGACACATAATAACAGTGTCCCGTATGGAAAGATGTTTCCCAGCCGTACAGGTGAACAACACTGAACAACGGCAGTTAATAAGGTGGGATGGAGTGACGTCACCGCCCCCTTCGACTGATTAGCTAGAGGAGGAGCTGTCAATCAAGAACTAGTGGACCAATGATGACTTAAACCcgccctgatttacatgaaaccGAATATTATATTGTGGTGGgcattgtatttttgattaataaaataaaaaatatataaaaattaaaacaaaaactatttaaaataccctgcttctaaataaataaagcagttacttttatttagttaaaaacaGGCCAAAGGAAACCTCCGAACTAGTTTTCTAtaccagaaaaagaaaataataatatatatatatatatatatatatatatatatatatatatatatatatatatatatatatatatatatatattaaaattcttcttattttttatttttttaccctgcATGATTTTAGTCAAAGGCCTACATGACAAATATCATATATGTTTTtatcataaacaaataaaatctaaaaaagtatcaaattaaaaaaaaatattatagcatGGATACACGTTTGAAAACAACGCTCCAATTGTTGTAATTAAGGAAATTAAACTTACCATCATGAAATGTGTATACACAGGTGATAATGcctaaaagagagagaaacatgaCATCAACATGCACTTTTCATTACTATCACTGCAAGAATGTCCAACTTCACCATGAAGAACTTAAAACTTGttaattgtttatataatttttataatccaTGTAAAAAGACTTCTCTAAATTTGCTTTAAAGAATTACAAAAAGGAATAAGGAATTATGGTGCGGTGATTTTAACACAACTGGTTATGGGGGAGTAAAAAAATTTATCACAATTGGGAAATAATAGACCAATTGATGTGCTTAAACACAGAAGGTACAAGGTTTAACTTAGCAGGGAATACATTATCATGTATAAATCTAACTTTAATTCCAAATGGAATAGATGAAAAAGTAGTAGCTAATATTGGAAgcgaaattaaattaaatgtaaatagtaGTAATAGGGAGTGCTTTTTACAATGGATGTGGAGGTATGAGAAAGCAGAttggaattaatttaataaacattgtGAAGTATATAAAGACAGTGGTGGACAATCCCACAAGGGATTGTTGTCTGTCCAattctttttaatattatgattcattatatttttgaaaacttAGGATATGGTGTGGGGTCGAAATGTATCTCAAGTGACTGCAAATGTGCCGACAGTGTGCCGTCCACCCATCATTCATGCACACAAGACTTATTAAGTGAAATATTGACATTATTATGGCATATATATGCAGGAAGGGAAATGAAACAGCTGATGAATTGCAAAAGATGCTTTTAAATGTTGTATGTTCTTTAATAGGTAAAGGGAATTTCCAACAGACACTGGGTTAAGTTTTATATGGTAAACCTTTAGAAAGAGTTTATGTTTTCAAATATCTGGCAATATGGTTAGATGAAGAAACACTTGGAAGAAATATTTCGAagaaacagatttttaaaaaagcagaaaACTATTATATATGATGAGCACAGTTGCTGGAAAAGAGTGGGGAGCAGATAGAGAaactattttaacaatatatCAAGCCCTAGATCTATACTTGATTATGGATGTATGGTGTGTGTGATGCAGCATCAGAAACATTGTTAAGGAGATTAGATAGAAAACAGTACAGAGCACTCAGGATATGTCTAGGAGCAACTTAAACAACTCCAGTCAATGCACTATTAGTACAGGCAAATTAAATGCCATTAAGTTTACGTAGAGTAAAATTGTCCCTGGTATAGCCTATATTGGACATCTATGAAGAGTCATGCTGGAGAACATATTTCTGAAGATGTATTGAATAATTGTTGGGAATATACAAAGGAAGAAGGTGAGGTACCAGCTTGGTTAATTCCTGAAGTTAAAATTTATTTGGAAATATAGACAAGAAAAGGGACTGGGAGGAAAtgggtaatattaataatatggtGAATAGACATTTACAGCAGAGGTTTTATGTGagtatgaatgcatatttataCAGATGGATCTGCTCTTATTCTGCTTCTGTGTTGAGGTTGCTTTCCACACATCATTTATGTAAACATGACTTATTAAGTgaaatattgatattattatggCATATACATGTGGGCATAAAGGGAAATGAAACAGCTGATGAATTGCAAAAGATGCTTTTAAAAAAGGACCAGGTAGATGTTAATGTTGCTTTAAGTAAAGGTAAAGTCAAAACTATAATTatggaaaatatattaaatgattgGCAAGAAATATGGAATTTAAGTAATAAGGGgaggcatttatttattattaaaacaatgttaaCAATAAAAGAAACATTAGTGGTGGGAACAAGTCATTGTAACAAGCATGAGACATGGACACAGAACTGAACACATCACTATTTATTACTGGACTACATGAGAATGGTTTATGTGAGTATTGTGGGGAATTAGAAACAATAGAGCATGTAATatactattataaaaaaatatatatgatgaaGAAAAGGAATTAATAACATTCTTAAATAAAAAGGGAAAGGTAAATAAGGATTTTTTTGGGGTATTTGTTAGGATATGAGCTTTATGAAGATAGAGTGGGATATAGGCTGCTAGTAAAATCATACTGTAGTACAGGGTTAAGTGAGAGGATTTAAAATCAAACAGGGATACTGTAGCCTGATCTGGATTTTAGGCAACCAGGGAAATGTTCTGAAGGAGCTGAAGATGGGACACTGGAACCTGGGAATCTGGTATAGTTTCAAATTTATGAAGACTTATACATATTCTGTTTATAAGTCATTTAGAAGATAATAGCTGACATGACTGCACTACAGCAGTTTATTGCAGATGGCGCTGTAGGTTTAGATTGTTATGCGCCAAAGAACTAAAGAAGAAGGCGTCACTAGCGCGCGCTCCTTCAGTCAGCGTCGAGTGTTCTGAGGCGAGCAGAGGCGTTCATAGTATCGCtcatatttaaaacagaaaaactcAAAGTATGTTTATGCAACAGTATACGAGGTCGTTTTGGCCTTGTTTTCAGTCGAGGACAGCGCTTTTGTGTTTTTTAACTCTAACACTTACTAGAACAAAGCAGGCAACAATCATGTGTAGATAACATGTTTAGTTCATTCAGACCCGAGcgattttgtgtttgtgcatgtattcGTGCGAatgattgtttttatgtttatagtGATAATGTCACTGTTGCTGAATATATTGTGATCTGTAAGGGGAATGGATGAGAACCGGTGTCGAGTTTGCTGCTGTGATTTTTATAGCGTTGTTTATCTCAGGCGGATAAAATCAGATCTGTGGTTGTAAGTTAGTTAACGTTACGTTACTTTACATGGTGAAAATTAAGAACAGATTCTGCTGAGTACTTCATATTGAGCCTAGACATTTTAAATGgcactttctgtttaaagatttTATCACTGTCGATTTCTGCTTGTATAAAACTATAACATGATTTAACACATACGTTAGTGCTTTGAATGCTGTTATTAGGAAACCAAACTAGATTTAGAAATTGTGTATTTTAGTGTAGTTATTTGCCTTGTAGTTTTTAACGAAAATGTGAAAAGGTTGCAAAAGAAAGAACAAATGTATAGAATGTGTGAATATGAGTGCAGTTACCGAATGAGCATTTctaattgatttgtttttcaATGCTGTTACttttaatatagtaatatagacatctgacattttttttaaacgacAGTAATTAATTTATTGTTGACTTTGGCAAATCTGCTTCCACACAGAAATGAAtgttcagtgaagctcctcccacaacaatCACACCATCAGTGATTTCACCAATAAATGCTGGACTATTTCCATCAGCCTACAAGTGAAGATGAGCATCAAACTACCAGAAAGCACTAAAATCTGCAAAGATTGAATTAAAGAGAGGAAAAATGAGTGATCCAGAAGCCTGCAGAATGAAACACACCGAAGAACAAAGAGGTTGGTGTTTAATCTTGATTCTTCATTAAcccttgtgcaaaaaaaaatatgtatgtgtatcTATAGTGATAAatatgattactttttttttgttgcataaatctatttcagtcctgatcaaaactacaaaaaaatgtttttccctttttttttaaacaagattttaactcttaaattgccaaataaaaaaatgatgtcacactgatttggggggaaaacactcaaaatgacttatttttaatataaaaagtgattgtttaatataaaaagtgactgtagatttttttttacttttatcacagtcttgagCATGTCCAATATTAgtaacaacattggctttgatgtattgttagtttttgtgcagcattagatttaattattttctccctcatttactgttcgtggctgtttttgccccattgacttccattataacaaaataaaatatgtttgcatagccatgacaccataaaatCATGCATTC
The nucleotide sequence above comes from Carassius gibelio isolate Cgi1373 ecotype wild population from Czech Republic chromosome B3, carGib1.2-hapl.c, whole genome shotgun sequence. Encoded proteins:
- the LOC127952554 gene encoding neurotrypsin — protein: MYLLWPLLFVSAQGSIKIDGRPRQPTEEGSVRLVGILDSAGRVEIYHDGQWGTVCADEWDQAGAQVVCRQMGFSGAIRATSGGRFPAGCGPIWMDEVKCNGSESSLSKCSFNGWGVSDCTHTEDAGVICETDDRPKQPTEEGSLRLVGGLASSGRVEIYHDGHWGTVCHDGWDLAGAQVVCRQMGFSGAINAVSGGYFGAGCGPIWMDYVKCNGSESSLSKCSFRGWGETDCTHTKDAGVICVTATFSLKLNLKQPIEQELFVNGKVVLEAVVSGDIEAVKEASVSCKVKDKPLITVPGTTDSSQFIKVHKITVDAEKWFDGEKVTCTVHSNNRRDIEQEIFFDKGDGLRPSVVIYSPGYIPADNISLVCEVSSPKLGNVYIMWKAGDGTYIKGSTSAPIHRKDSTSVLSILTMTKEEYENPSTTITCAVIHANMENMRSPLQVSAPKSKQSEVSCDD